Proteins encoded together in one Polaribacter reichenbachii window:
- a CDS encoding aminopeptidase, giving the protein MKKFLKIFVLCFFYCGFSNAQENTITIKATLDTNKDELLINQEILFINTSDSILSNIYLHNWANSFRDRKTPLSKRFIKNYRKDLYFAKEEELGKTTIKNLTVNFETTQFYELDKQADILNIELQKPLIQKDTAKIVLTYAVKIPSASFTGYGKTEQGYHLRFWYITPAVYNNGWELMSNLNIDDLYEKATDFIVDINVPKDYILESNLYQYVTKKENTTNYYLVGKKKTDIILGINKKKQLKTYKTEKIAVHTDVFDKEIKYETATKLLNKNIAFLEKFLGKYPHKEIYIDRITQGKDPVYGLTQLPSFVRPFTNDFKTEITMFKALSIKFIENTLLFNKRKDNWYLDGLQNYLMMEYIDKFYPNKKLIGKFSDAWFLKRFYFAKSDFNDQYPLIYQFISRKFLDQSLTTSADSLSNFNRKIANKYKAGLAFRYLKGFLGDSILNKTIKELYQNNQTKTITSNDFKQLLSNKTDKELDWFFNDFINTNKKIDYTINHLIVNKDSVAVTIKNKRNITTPVLLYGLKDKEIKYKKWVTGIEDTATVNLPNKDINKVALNYENLYPELNTLDNWKRLKDKIFNKPLKFSLIKDIQDPYYNQVFYQPNFSYNYYNGLTLGLSLHNKPLIKRNLEFSLAPSYATKSGSLTGSFSVRYDQYFEDTNIYKILYGISGSTSDYAPELSYESIVPYVNLIFKRKDLRDATFESLGAKLVHIDKEIPLDQIRTDEDSYSVFSLNYNYVNPDIIKEFRYNFSLEVAQNFSKIAADVRYRSLSTSNTQLDFRIFAGSFLKNSTEGDYFSFGLDRANDYLFQLNYFGRSERSGFFSQQFIIAEGGFKSVLPTRFANQYMLAFNSSFGLWRWVEFYNDVAFLKNKHNPVYFAYNNGIRFNFVHHLFEIYFPFYSNNGWELSQPAYAEKIRFTITANLGSVYNFFRRGFL; this is encoded by the coding sequence TTGAAAAAGTTTCTTAAAATATTTGTTCTTTGTTTTTTCTATTGTGGATTTTCTAATGCTCAAGAAAACACAATTACTATTAAAGCCACTTTAGACACCAATAAAGACGAGCTGCTCATAAATCAAGAAATTCTTTTCATAAATACTTCAGATTCAATCTTAAGCAATATTTATTTGCACAATTGGGCAAATAGTTTTAGAGATCGTAAAACGCCTTTATCTAAAAGGTTTATTAAAAATTACAGAAAAGATTTATACTTTGCCAAAGAAGAGGAATTAGGTAAAACCACTATAAAAAACCTTACAGTTAATTTTGAAACTACACAATTTTATGAGCTTGATAAACAAGCTGATATTTTAAACATAGAACTTCAAAAACCACTAATTCAAAAAGATACAGCAAAAATTGTTTTAACCTATGCTGTAAAAATTCCAAGTGCTTCTTTTACAGGCTATGGTAAAACAGAGCAAGGATATCATTTGCGTTTTTGGTATATTACGCCTGCTGTTTACAATAACGGATGGGAATTAATGAGCAATTTAAATATTGACGATTTATACGAAAAAGCCACCGATTTTATTGTAGATATAAATGTACCAAAAGATTATATTTTAGAGAGTAATTTATACCAGTACGTTACAAAAAAAGAAAATACAACCAATTATTATTTAGTTGGTAAAAAGAAAACAGATATAATTCTTGGCATCAATAAAAAGAAACAATTAAAAACCTATAAAACTGAAAAAATTGCAGTTCATACTGATGTTTTTGATAAAGAGATTAAATACGAAACAGCAACCAAACTTCTAAATAAAAACATAGCCTTTTTAGAGAAATTTTTAGGTAAATATCCTCATAAAGAAATTTATATTGATAGAATTACGCAAGGCAAAGATCCTGTATATGGCTTAACACAATTACCTAGTTTTGTGCGCCCTTTTACAAATGATTTTAAAACAGAAATTACAATGTTTAAAGCTTTGAGTATTAAATTTATAGAAAACACACTGCTTTTTAACAAAAGGAAAGATAATTGGTATTTAGATGGTTTACAAAACTATTTAATGATGGAATATATTGATAAATTCTATCCGAATAAAAAACTAATAGGTAAGTTTTCTGATGCCTGGTTTTTAAAACGTTTTTATTTTGCAAAATCAGATTTTAACGATCAATATCCATTAATATATCAATTTATATCGCGTAAATTTTTAGATCAATCTTTAACTACCTCTGCAGATTCCTTATCTAATTTTAACCGAAAAATAGCTAATAAATACAAAGCTGGTTTAGCATTTCGATACTTAAAAGGTTTTTTAGGTGATAGTATTTTAAACAAAACTATTAAAGAACTTTATCAAAATAATCAAACAAAAACTATTACAAGTAATGATTTTAAACAACTTTTATCAAACAAAACAGATAAAGAATTAGATTGGTTTTTTAATGATTTTATAAATACTAACAAAAAAATAGACTATACTATAAATCACCTTATTGTAAACAAAGATAGTGTTGCTGTAACCATAAAAAATAAACGAAATATTACCACACCTGTATTGTTATATGGTTTAAAGGATAAAGAAATAAAATATAAAAAATGGGTTACTGGTATAGAAGACACAGCAACTGTAAATTTGCCAAATAAAGACATTAACAAAGTTGCTTTAAATTACGAAAACTTATATCCAGAATTAAACACTTTAGATAACTGGAAAAGATTAAAAGATAAAATTTTTAACAAACCTCTAAAATTCAGCTTAATAAAAGACATACAAGACCCATATTATAATCAAGTATTTTATCAACCAAATTTTAGCTATAATTATTATAATGGTTTAACTTTAGGTCTAAGTTTACATAATAAACCTTTAATTAAAAGAAATTTAGAATTTTCATTAGCACCTTCTTATGCCACAAAAAGCGGATCTTTAACAGGTTCTTTTTCTGTGAGGTACGATCAATATTTCGAAGACACTAATATTTACAAAATTCTTTATGGAATTTCTGGCTCAACATCAGATTACGCTCCAGAATTATCTTATGAATCCATTGTACCTTATGTAAATTTAATTTTTAAAAGAAAAGATTTAAGAGATGCTACTTTTGAATCTTTAGGCGCAAAATTAGTACATATTGATAAAGAAATTCCCTTAGATCAAATAAGAACTGATGAAGACAGTTACAGTGTTTTTAGCTTAAATTACAATTATGTAAACCCTGATATTATAAAAGAATTTAGATATAATTTTAGCTTAGAAGTTGCCCAAAATTTTTCTAAAATTGCTGCGGATGTTAGGTATCGTTCTTTATCAACCTCTAATACCCAACTAGACTTTAGAATATTTGCAGGTTCATTTTTAAAAAATTCTACAGAAGGAGATTATTTTAGTTTTGGTTTAGATAGAGCTAATGATTATTTATTTCAACTTAATTATTTTGGTCGATCAGAAAGAAGCGGTTTTTTTAGTCAGCAATTTATTATTGCAGAAGGTGGTTTTAAATCTGTTTTACCAACAAGGTTTGCCAACCAATATATGTTAGCTTTTAACTCTAGTTTTGGTTTATGGAGATGGGTAGAATTTTATAATGATGTTGCTTTTCTAAAAAACAAACACAATCCGGTTTATTTTGCTTATAATAATGGAATACGTTTTAATTTTGTTCATCATCTTTTCGAAATATATTTTCCTTTCTACTCTAATAATGGATGGGAATTATCTCAGCCAGCTTACGCCGAAAAAATTAGATTTACTATAACTGCTAATTTAGGTTCAGTGTACAATTTCTTTAGAAGGGGATTCCTATAA
- a CDS encoding TIGR00730 family Rossman fold protein, whose product MVNEDRKIKEKFQPKTWNEIKTNDSWAIFKIMAEFVEGYERLSKIGPCVSIFGSARTKPDHPYYKLAEDVAFQLTQSGFGVITGGGPGIMEAGNKGANRGKGLSVGLNIELPFEQHDNPWIDPGKSLDFDYFFVRKVMFVKYSQGFVVMPGGFGTMDELFEAITLIQTKKIGRFPIVLVGRKFWAGLLDWIKNTLIEEGNISEDDLNLFRVVDTAEEAVDHFNKFYAKYKLKPNF is encoded by the coding sequence ATGGTAAACGAAGACAGAAAAATTAAAGAAAAATTCCAACCAAAAACTTGGAACGAAATAAAAACAAATGATTCTTGGGCTATTTTTAAAATAATGGCAGAATTTGTAGAAGGTTATGAACGTTTAAGTAAAATAGGACCTTGTGTATCTATATTTGGTTCTGCACGTACAAAACCAGATCATCCTTATTATAAGCTAGCTGAGGATGTTGCATTTCAGTTAACTCAAAGTGGTTTTGGAGTTATTACAGGTGGTGGACCAGGAATTATGGAAGCTGGTAATAAAGGTGCTAATAGAGGAAAAGGACTTTCTGTAGGTTTAAATATAGAATTACCTTTTGAGCAACATGATAATCCTTGGATTGACCCAGGAAAAAGTTTAGATTTCGATTACTTTTTTGTTCGTAAAGTAATGTTTGTAAAATACTCTCAAGGTTTTGTAGTAATGCCTGGTGGTTTTGGTACTATGGATGAACTTTTTGAAGCAATAACTTTAATTCAGACAAAAAAAATTGGTCGTTTTCCAATTGTTTTAGTAGGTAGAAAGTTTTGGGCTGGTTTATTAGATTGGATTAAAAACACTTTAATTGAAGAAGGTAATATTAGCGAAGATGATTTAAATCTTTTTAGAGTTGTAGATACTGCAGAAGAAGCTGTGGATCACTTTAACAAATTCTATGCTAAATATAAATTAAAGCCAAACTTTTAA
- the uvrA gene encoding excinuclease ABC subunit UvrA has translation MKDQEYIEVYGARAHNLKNIDVKIPREKLVVITGLSGSGKSSLAFDTIYAEGQRRYIETFSAYARQFLGGLERPDVDKIDGLSPVISIEQKTTNKSPRSTVGTITEIYDFLRLLFARAADAYSYNTSEKMVSYSDEQIKELILKDFKNKKVAILAPLIKSRKGHYRELFEQISKQGFLRVRVNGEIREIEKGMRLDRYKTHDIEVVIDRLLVNESSEKRLDETIKTALYSGNNIMMVIDIDDEKPRYFSRELMCPTTGIAYPNPEPNTFSFNSPKGACNKCNGLGITQEINLKKVIPDDTISIKNGGIAPLGEQKSSWIFKQIQNIAERYQFKLTDAIKDIPKEALEIILNGGNETFKIESKTVGVTRNYKIDFEGIVAFIENQYKNAESTSIKRWAKGFMDEVTCSVCNGKRLKKEALHFKITDKNISDLAQMDVTELASWFSKIEKNLSEKQLTIASEILKEIRTRIQFLLDVGLDYLNLDRTSKSLSGGEAQRIRLATQIGSQLVGVLYILDEPSIGLHQRDNQKLIDSLIKLRDVGNSVLVVEHDEDMMKKADYVLDIGPGAGKHGGEIVSIGTYDEIIKNETLTTDYLTGRKAIIVPKKRREGNGKTIKLKGATGNNLKNVSVEFPLGQMICVTGVSGSGKSTLINETLYPILNKHIYRGVKKPMPYKKIEGLENVDKVIDIDQSPIGRTPRSNPATYTKTFDEIRSLFAKTPEAAIRGYKPGRFSFNVKGGRCETCQGGGVRVIEMNFLPDVQVECETCQGKRFNRETLEIRYKGKSISDVLDMTIEDSTDFFENIPKIHRKLKTIKDVGLGYITLGQQSTTLSGGEAQRIKLASELSKRDTGNTFYILDEPTTGLHFEDIRVLMEVLNKLADKGNTVLIIEHNLDVIKLADYIIDVGMEGGKKGGKILATGTPEQVAKHKTSYTAKFLKKELA, from the coding sequence TTGAAAGACCAAGAATATATTGAAGTTTACGGAGCAAGAGCTCATAATTTAAAAAATATTGATGTAAAAATTCCGCGAGAAAAACTAGTTGTAATTACTGGTTTAAGTGGTAGTGGAAAATCTTCATTAGCCTTCGACACCATTTATGCTGAAGGCCAAAGACGTTATATAGAAACTTTTTCTGCATACGCCAGACAGTTTTTGGGCGGTTTAGAAAGACCTGATGTAGATAAAATTGATGGACTTTCTCCAGTGATTTCTATTGAGCAAAAAACGACAAACAAAAGTCCGCGTTCTACAGTAGGTACCATTACAGAAATTTACGATTTTCTTAGACTTTTATTTGCAAGAGCTGCAGATGCTTATTCTTACAATACTAGCGAAAAAATGGTTAGCTATTCTGATGAGCAAATAAAAGAGCTAATTCTTAAAGATTTTAAAAATAAAAAAGTTGCAATTTTAGCACCATTAATTAAATCGAGAAAAGGACATTATAGAGAATTGTTCGAACAAATTTCTAAACAAGGTTTTTTAAGAGTTCGTGTTAATGGCGAAATTAGAGAAATAGAAAAAGGAATGCGTTTAGACCGATATAAAACGCACGATATTGAAGTAGTTATTGATCGACTTTTGGTAAACGAATCATCAGAAAAAAGATTAGACGAAACTATTAAAACAGCTTTATATTCTGGTAATAATATAATGATGGTTATTGATATTGATGATGAAAAGCCTCGTTATTTTAGTCGTGAATTAATGTGCCCAACAACAGGAATTGCATACCCAAATCCTGAACCAAATACTTTTTCTTTTAACTCGCCAAAAGGTGCTTGTAATAAATGTAATGGATTAGGTATCACTCAAGAAATTAACTTAAAAAAAGTGATTCCTGATGATACAATTTCGATAAAAAATGGCGGAATTGCACCTTTAGGAGAACAGAAAAGTAGTTGGATTTTTAAACAAATTCAGAATATTGCAGAACGTTATCAATTTAAATTAACAGATGCAATTAAAGATATACCCAAAGAGGCTTTAGAAATAATTTTAAATGGCGGTAATGAAACCTTTAAAATTGAATCTAAAACTGTTGGTGTTACTAGAAATTACAAAATTGATTTTGAAGGTATTGTTGCATTTATAGAAAACCAATATAAAAATGCAGAAAGCACAAGCATAAAACGCTGGGCAAAAGGTTTTATGGATGAAGTTACTTGCTCTGTTTGTAATGGAAAGAGATTAAAAAAAGAAGCACTTCATTTTAAAATTACTGACAAGAACATCAGTGATTTAGCACAGATGGATGTTACTGAATTAGCATCTTGGTTTTCTAAAATCGAAAAAAACTTATCAGAAAAACAACTTACAATTGCATCAGAAATATTAAAAGAAATAAGAACTCGTATTCAGTTTTTATTAGATGTTGGTTTAGATTATTTAAATTTAGACAGAACCTCTAAATCACTTTCTGGTGGCGAAGCGCAAAGAATCCGTTTAGCAACACAAATTGGTTCGCAATTGGTTGGAGTTTTATATATTTTAGATGAACCTAGTATTGGTTTACATCAAAGAGACAATCAAAAATTAATAGATTCTCTAATTAAATTAAGAGATGTTGGTAATTCTGTTTTAGTCGTTGAACACGATGAAGATATGATGAAAAAAGCAGATTACGTTTTAGACATTGGTCCAGGTGCAGGAAAACACGGAGGAGAAATTGTAAGTATTGGTACTTATGATGAAATTATAAAAAACGAAACTTTAACTACAGATTATTTAACGGGTAGAAAAGCAATTATAGTACCTAAAAAACGTAGAGAAGGCAATGGAAAAACCATTAAATTAAAAGGTGCAACTGGTAATAATCTTAAAAATGTTTCTGTTGAATTTCCTTTAGGACAAATGATTTGTGTTACAGGAGTTTCTGGTAGTGGAAAATCGACATTAATCAACGAAACACTTTACCCAATTTTAAACAAACATATTTATAGAGGTGTAAAAAAACCAATGCCTTATAAAAAAATTGAAGGTTTAGAAAATGTTGATAAAGTAATTGATATTGATCAATCTCCTATTGGAAGAACACCAAGATCTAACCCAGCTACTTACACCAAAACTTTTGATGAAATTAGAAGTTTATTTGCAAAAACTCCAGAAGCTGCTATTCGTGGTTATAAACCTGGGCGATTTTCTTTTAACGTAAAAGGCGGACGTTGTGAAACTTGTCAAGGAGGTGGAGTTCGTGTAATTGAGATGAATTTTTTACCTGATGTACAAGTAGAATGCGAAACTTGCCAAGGAAAACGTTTTAACAGAGAAACTCTAGAAATTAGATACAAAGGAAAATCTATTTCTGATGTATTAGATATGACTATTGAAGATTCTACCGATTTTTTTGAGAACATACCTAAAATCCACAGAAAATTAAAAACGATTAAAGATGTAGGTTTGGGTTACATAACTCTTGGACAACAATCTACAACACTTTCTGGTGGTGAAGCACAGCGAATTAAATTGGCATCAGAATTATCTAAAAGAGACACAGGAAATACATTTTATATTTTAGATGAACCTACAACAGGTTTACATTTCGAAGATATTAGAGTATTAATGGAAGTACTTAACAAACTAGCAGATAAAGGAAATACTGTTTTAATTATAGAACACAATTTAGATGTTATTAAATTGGCAGATTATATTATTGATGTTGGTATGGAAGGTGGAAAAAAAGGAGGAAAAATTTTAGCTACTGGAACTCCAGAACAAGTAGCAAAACATAAAACAAGTTATACTGCTAAATTCTTAAAAAAGGAATTGGCTTAA
- a CDS encoding PspC domain-containing protein — MNFIHSIRHFFEKHGFGVFSRLADRLGIRAKNVRIYFVYVTFFTVGLSFGLYLTLAFLMKLKDLVYTKRTSVFDL, encoded by the coding sequence ATGAATTTTATACATTCCATTAGACATTTTTTTGAAAAACACGGTTTTGGTGTGTTTTCTAGATTGGCAGATCGTTTAGGGATTAGAGCAAAAAACGTACGTATATATTTTGTTTATGTAACTTTTTTTACGGTAGGTTTATCTTTTGGATTGTATTTAACACTAGCTTTTTTAATGAAGTTGAAAGATTTAGTTTATACCAAAAGAACATCTGTTTTTGATTTATAA
- a CDS encoding potassium channel family protein, which yields MGFLASKIYKILFLVVSILTVGTVGYMLLSHYSFIDALYMTVITVTTVGFGEVQPFTPEDKIFTIFLILTSITIFGYAVSAFSEYLVSGQFFEHFKHRRVEKQIAHLEGHTIVCGYGRNGKQAIVKLQNYNKDFVVVEKNKEMIALLDEQGLLNIHGDATLDETLINAGILKATALIAALPSDANNLFIVLTASQLNKNCRIISRASDESSYSKLKIAGADNVIMPDKLGGNHMASLVTTPDVIEFVDRLTIEGETTANLEEIDVDELPVKYIGKTILDLDLRRKTGCTVIGFRNPDKDYIINPEAGSVLINGSHLIVLGRPEQITKLRQLF from the coding sequence ATGGGGTTTTTAGCATCTAAAATTTATAAGATACTTTTTTTAGTAGTTTCAATTTTAACTGTCGGAACTGTTGGTTATATGCTTTTGTCGCATTATTCTTTTATTGATGCGCTTTATATGACTGTTATTACTGTAACAACAGTCGGTTTTGGTGAGGTGCAACCTTTTACGCCAGAAGATAAAATTTTTACAATTTTTTTAATTTTAACGAGTATTACTATTTTTGGTTATGCAGTATCAGCATTTTCAGAATATTTGGTTAGCGGACAATTTTTTGAACATTTTAAACATAGAAGAGTGGAAAAACAAATAGCACATTTAGAAGGGCATACAATTGTTTGTGGTTATGGTAGAAATGGAAAACAAGCTATAGTAAAACTCCAAAATTATAATAAAGATTTTGTTGTTGTAGAAAAAAATAAAGAAATGATAGCTTTGTTAGATGAACAAGGTTTGCTAAATATTCATGGAGATGCAACTTTAGATGAAACTTTAATTAATGCAGGTATTCTTAAAGCAACAGCATTAATTGCGGCATTACCTTCTGATGCTAATAATCTTTTTATAGTTTTAACAGCAAGTCAATTAAATAAAAATTGTAGAATAATTAGTAGAGCTTCTGATGAAAGTTCTTACAGCAAATTAAAAATTGCTGGTGCAGATAATGTAATTATGCCAGATAAATTAGGTGGTAATCATATGGCTTCTTTAGTTACTACTCCAGATGTAATTGAGTTTGTAGATCGATTAACCATAGAAGGAGAAACTACTGCGAATTTAGAGGAAATTGATGTTGATGAATTGCCTGTAAAATATATAGGTAAAACTATTTTAGATTTAGATTTAAGAAGAAAAACGGGTTGTACAGTAATTGGTTTTAGAAATCCAGATAAAGATTATATTATAAATCCAGAAGCAGGTTCAGTTTTAATAAATGGTTCACACTTAATTGTTTTAGGCAGACCAGAACAAATAACAAAACTCAGACAGTTATTTTAA
- the rfbD gene encoding dTDP-4-dehydrorhamnose reductase — protein MNKVVITGSNGLLGQSLLKLLLQDKENYKVFGFSRGENRSGREDFTYVSIDITKEENLKNSIKEIKPDFIINTAAMTQVDACENDKEACDLLNITVVKWLAEVSSEINTHIIHLSTDFIFDGKKGYYKETDAPNPLSYYGLSKLKSEEILLDSNINYAILRTILVYGKVFDMSRSNIVLWVISMLEQGKEITIVNDQYRMPTFVDDLAMACKISMDKKAKGIYHISSNKLLSVFEITQQVAEVFNLDKSLIKPISSSTLNQIAKRPAKTGFDLTKTNKELEFYPNSFEEDLRRFKEKLM, from the coding sequence ATGAATAAAGTTGTAATTACAGGTAGTAATGGATTGTTAGGGCAGTCTTTGCTAAAATTATTATTGCAGGATAAAGAAAATTACAAGGTTTTTGGATTTTCTAGAGGTGAAAATAGAAGTGGAAGAGAAGATTTTACTTATGTTTCTATTGATATTACTAAAGAAGAAAATCTTAAAAACTCCATAAAAGAAATTAAACCTGATTTTATCATAAATACAGCAGCAATGACTCAGGTTGATGCTTGCGAAAATGATAAAGAAGCTTGCGATTTATTAAATATTACTGTTGTAAAATGGTTGGCTGAGGTTTCATCAGAAATAAATACACATATAATTCATCTTTCTACAGATTTTATTTTTGATGGTAAAAAAGGATATTATAAAGAAACAGATGCTCCAAATCCGTTAAGTTATTATGGATTATCAAAATTAAAATCAGAAGAAATTTTATTAGATTCAAATATAAACTATGCAATTCTAAGAACCATTTTAGTTTACGGAAAAGTATTTGATATGAGCAGAAGTAATATTGTGCTTTGGGTAATAAGTATGTTAGAGCAAGGAAAAGAAATTACAATTGTAAACGATCAATACAGAATGCCAACTTTTGTAGATGATTTGGCAATGGCGTGTAAAATTTCTATGGATAAAAAGGCGAAAGGAATTTATCATATTTCATCAAACAAATTATTAAGTGTTTTTGAGATTACACAACAAGTTGCAGAGGTTTTTAATTTAGATAAAAGTTTAATAAAACCTATATCATCATCAACCTTAAATCAAATAGCAAAAAGACCCGCTAAAACAGGTTTCGATTTAACTAAAACAAATAAAGAATTAGAATTTTATCCAAATTCATTTGAAGAAGATTTGCGCAGATTTAAAGAAAAGTTAATGTAA
- a CDS encoding alanine/glycine:cation symporter family protein, with protein sequence MKKKLLSLLLLAAPILTFAQEKGLDQQIDEAFGNATGWFVDFIFYQIPFTDTISIYWVLFPLILGATYFTFYFNFINFKGFFTSINIVRGKYDSLEGREDHKVEIAKSEFTDEEDNPDTIRVEGHSGEVSHFQALTAALSATVGLGNIAGVAIAVSIGGAGATFWMIVAGFLGMASKFVECTLGVKYRDIEADGTVYGGPMYYLTKGLKNKTLGKVLAVFFAIFVIGGSFGGGNMFQVNQAFQLVENITGGTESFIHGKGWLFGLVMAILVGIVIIGGIKKIAKVTDKIVPFMVAIYVAASLFVIFANFSMVGDAFSQIFTGAFSPEGIAGGAIGVLVQGFRRAAFSNEAGIGSASIAHSAVKTKYAASEGMVALLEPFIDTVVVCTMTALVLIITGNVAAENASLNDAQAILLTSGAFESAISWFPYVLTVAVVLFAFSSMISWSYYGFQGWVFLFGRSKKMEYTYKVIFCVFVVIGAAASLGSVIGFSDAMVFAMMVPNMIGLILLAPKVKAELTKYMDAIKSTKA encoded by the coding sequence ATGAAGAAAAAACTTCTTTCTTTGTTGCTTTTAGCAGCACCAATATTAACTTTTGCCCAAGAAAAAGGGTTAGATCAACAAATAGATGAGGCATTTGGTAATGCAACAGGTTGGTTTGTGGATTTTATCTTTTATCAAATTCCGTTTACAGATACAATAAGTATTTATTGGGTTTTATTTCCGCTAATTTTAGGAGCAACTTATTTTACGTTCTACTTCAATTTTATCAATTTTAAAGGTTTTTTTACATCAATAAATATTGTTAGAGGTAAATACGATAGTTTAGAGGGTAGAGAAGATCATAAAGTAGAAATTGCAAAATCAGAATTTACAGACGAAGAAGATAATCCTGATACAATTAGAGTAGAAGGGCATAGTGGAGAGGTTTCTCACTTCCAAGCATTAACAGCAGCGCTTTCTGCAACTGTTGGTTTGGGTAATATTGCAGGTGTTGCAATTGCAGTTTCCATTGGTGGTGCAGGTGCTACTTTTTGGATGATTGTTGCTGGGTTTTTAGGAATGGCATCAAAATTTGTAGAGTGTACTTTAGGTGTAAAATATAGAGATATTGAAGCTGATGGAACTGTATATGGTGGACCAATGTACTATTTAACAAAAGGATTAAAAAATAAAACTCTAGGTAAAGTTTTAGCCGTGTTTTTTGCAATTTTTGTAATTGGTGGTTCTTTTGGAGGTGGAAATATGTTTCAAGTAAATCAAGCTTTTCAATTAGTTGAAAATATTACAGGTGGTACAGAATCATTTATCCACGGTAAAGGTTGGTTATTTGGTTTAGTAATGGCAATTCTTGTAGGTATTGTAATTATTGGAGGAATCAAAAAAATAGCGAAAGTAACAGATAAGATTGTACCTTTTATGGTAGCAATTTATGTTGCTGCATCGTTATTTGTAATATTTGCCAACTTTAGTATGGTGGGTGATGCATTTTCTCAAATCTTTACAGGAGCATTTAGTCCAGAAGGAATTGCAGGGGGTGCAATAGGAGTTTTAGTGCAAGGATTTAGAAGAGCAGCTTTCTCTAACGAAGCAGGTATTGGTTCTGCATCTATTGCGCATTCAGCAGTAAAAACAAAATATGCAGCAAGTGAAGGTATGGTTGCTTTATTAGAACCTTTTATAGATACAGTTGTGGTTTGTACAATGACAGCTTTAGTATTAATTATTACTGGTAATGTTGCTGCAGAAAATGCTTCTTTAAACGATGCGCAAGCAATTTTATTAACTTCTGGTGCTTTCGAATCTGCAATTTCTTGGTTCCCTTATGTATTAACTGTAGCAGTAGTTTTATTTGCATTTAGTTCAATGATTTCTTGGTCTTATTACGGTTTTCAAGGTTGGGTATTTTTATTCGGTAGATCTAAAAAAATGGAATATACTTATAAAGTAATCTTTTGTGTATTTGTTGTAATTGGTGCAGCTGCAAGTTTAGGTTCTGTAATTGGTTTTTCTGATGCAATGGTTTTTGCAATGATGGTACCAAATATGATTGGTTTAATTTTATTAGCTCCTAAAGTAAAAGCGGAGTTAACAAAATATATGGATGCTATAAAAAGTACTAAAGCATAA